In one Leptospira yasudae genomic region, the following are encoded:
- a CDS encoding formate hydrogenase yields the protein MGTEFSYLILLLLGVVILLENRLKRLVLLLAFQSVFLLVPLFENNGYGTHSLFLAGMILLFKVVLTPWILFWTARRTNSVESTFPKVGYIPTFALLMVGAVVGFFILGFTKLRFGEVNQMSFLYTFLLLYVGMVGFVVRRHWVGVIASFAVFENGTFLLTQILRTELPLGIEFGSFLDAVFIIGAAATLRISMEGSSENEKEEVSV from the coding sequence ATGGGAACAGAATTCAGTTATTTAATTCTACTTCTTTTGGGAGTCGTGATCCTACTCGAGAATCGCTTGAAACGGCTCGTGCTTTTGCTCGCGTTTCAAAGCGTTTTTCTTTTGGTTCCTCTGTTTGAAAACAATGGGTACGGGACTCACAGTTTGTTTTTGGCGGGAATGATCCTTTTGTTCAAGGTCGTCTTGACTCCTTGGATTCTTTTTTGGACCGCAAGAAGAACGAACTCCGTTGAATCCACGTTTCCGAAGGTGGGTTATATTCCCACTTTCGCGCTGTTGATGGTAGGGGCCGTAGTAGGTTTTTTTATATTAGGATTTACTAAACTTCGTTTCGGTGAAGTGAATCAAATGTCCTTTCTTTACACGTTCCTTCTTTTGTATGTGGGAATGGTGGGATTCGTCGTTCGACGTCACTGGGTCGGCGTGATCGCTTCTTTTGCGGTGTTTGAAAACGGAACCTTTCTTTTGACGCAAATCTTAAGAACGGAACTTCCGCTCGGCATCGAGTTCGGTTCCTTTTTGGACGCGGTGTTTATCATCGGTGCGGCGGCGACTTTGAGAATCAGCATGGAAGGTTCTTCCGAAAACGAAAAAGAAGAGGTGTCCGTATGA
- a CDS encoding NADH-quinone oxidoreductase subunit H, which translates to MEIVLKYLDPVIRVLSFIALPFLCGGLVQKIRSYAQGRAGAPVLQILYDTWRMIRKKPVDGPFSGFFTETSPMIACLSGLVVWSLASFEWGSFLLIPFLIGIMRFALLAYSVENGTSFAGMGAAREVILYVFCEPIMILVLVVFESHLVFNANFASLAFGGLFLLGTSLVILAELAKPPFDDPRTHLELTMVHEAMLLEASGSRRALFELAQQFKTCALFLFVAKMGVYHGEFFLSRSVSPFWLDVVAVLGALFVSVCVGYIEANSTRRKWLWVPELLGLNFIFMLFLGILLKLG; encoded by the coding sequence ATGGAAATTGTTCTTAAATACCTTGACCCAGTAATCCGGGTATTATCGTTTATCGCTCTTCCGTTTTTGTGCGGAGGTCTTGTCCAAAAGATCAGATCGTACGCTCAGGGAAGAGCGGGCGCACCCGTTCTTCAGATCTTGTATGATACCTGGAGAATGATCCGAAAGAAACCGGTGGACGGACCTTTTTCCGGATTCTTCACGGAAACTTCTCCTATGATCGCTTGTTTGTCCGGATTAGTCGTATGGAGTTTGGCGAGTTTTGAATGGGGTTCCTTTCTTCTCATTCCGTTCTTAATCGGAATCATGAGATTCGCGTTGCTCGCGTATTCCGTAGAAAACGGAACCTCGTTTGCGGGGATGGGAGCGGCGAGAGAAGTGATTCTCTACGTTTTCTGCGAACCGATCATGATTCTCGTTCTTGTCGTGTTCGAATCGCACCTCGTATTCAACGCGAACTTTGCGAGCCTTGCCTTCGGCGGCCTTTTTCTTTTAGGAACCTCTTTAGTGATTTTGGCAGAACTCGCCAAACCGCCGTTCGACGATCCTAGAACTCACTTGGAACTTACGATGGTTCACGAAGCGATGCTGCTGGAAGCCTCGGGGAGCAGAAGGGCGCTGTTCGAATTGGCGCAACAATTCAAAACGTGTGCGTTGTTTCTCTTTGTCGCAAAGATGGGCGTTTATCACGGAGAATTCTTTTTGAGCAGAAGCGTCTCGCCGTTTTGGCTCGATGTGGTCGCCGTCTTGGGAGCTCTTTTCGTTTCGGTTTGCGTGGGTTATATCGAAGCGAACAGTACTCGAAGAAAATGGCTCTGGGTTCCCGAATTGCTCGGTTTGAATTTTATCTTCATGCTCTTTTTGGGCATTCTCCTCAAGTTAGGTTGA
- a CDS encoding proton-conducting transporter membrane subunit: protein MIILSYLIVAMSLIAPFLAGRVIGKNFFGQDTAIFIGLTLQAVLGLITSIYVYGYEHRKRTTVLLGYAVFFLSTGFCYLVGKTLWLILFWELSTVSAFLLYQGGKWTPNSIKSFIALVVAGGVGAFCFTYWIYSPEGEFGNMFLVAGLLVKAAFFGFHFWLPEAHSGSPAHASAAYSGILVNLPLILFHQLVAPWLGNTVYIKILIPLAGFGVLWAGLSSLFSRDAKKAIAYSTVENMNFLFLCILLSALWKDNEVESLRVLSRSFSFLFILSLIHHSVSKTFQFLSIGYLTKISGFSNVDQNTGVGRISGLPSSLLSLGTISFLAIPGTTGFLSEATFVKLVAGVLEIPGQSAILVLPLLILVSSGLVLGAAGHLRIFLGMVLSRPRNNWQENKPSRSIFYSLSLSGILILLVSLGISAYAVYYSPTTEWLDEKWYRGLAIVNFIGLGMMALVGIFGWRTKISKRKLWDCGGNYGGADVAIPSDGISDPLVPSLGRYFTNEEGNSRLDEGILHGIIKFLNTFKTRVNEADEESISINLAFSSVTVVILLFVIIGLKLAEGDLWKLFLNTLTQ from the coding sequence ATGATCATTCTATCTTATTTGATAGTCGCAATGTCCCTTATCGCACCTTTCCTTGCGGGAAGGGTGATCGGTAAGAATTTTTTCGGACAAGACACGGCCATATTCATTGGTCTCACTCTCCAAGCCGTCTTGGGTTTGATCACCTCCATCTACGTTTACGGATACGAACACCGCAAAAGAACGACGGTTCTTTTAGGTTACGCTGTGTTCTTTCTCAGCACGGGATTTTGCTACTTGGTCGGTAAGACCTTGTGGCTGATTCTTTTTTGGGAATTATCCACTGTCAGTGCGTTTCTTTTGTATCAAGGCGGCAAGTGGACACCGAACTCGATCAAAAGTTTTATCGCGTTGGTTGTTGCAGGAGGAGTGGGCGCCTTCTGTTTTACGTATTGGATTTACTCTCCCGAAGGCGAATTCGGAAATATGTTTTTGGTCGCCGGTCTTTTGGTTAAAGCCGCGTTTTTCGGATTTCACTTTTGGCTTCCCGAAGCGCACTCCGGTTCACCGGCGCACGCTTCCGCCGCTTATTCCGGGATCTTGGTGAATCTTCCTTTGATTCTTTTTCATCAACTCGTCGCACCTTGGCTCGGGAATACGGTTTATATCAAGATTTTGATTCCTCTGGCCGGTTTCGGAGTTCTTTGGGCGGGGCTTTCGTCTTTGTTTTCGAGAGACGCGAAGAAGGCGATCGCTTACAGCACGGTCGAGAATATGAACTTTCTGTTTCTCTGCATTCTTCTTTCCGCGTTATGGAAGGACAACGAGGTCGAGAGTTTGAGGGTGTTGAGCCGATCCTTTTCGTTTCTCTTTATTCTTTCTTTGATTCATCACAGTGTCAGCAAGACGTTTCAATTTCTTTCCATCGGATATCTCACCAAAATATCAGGTTTTTCGAATGTGGATCAGAATACCGGTGTCGGAAGAATTTCCGGTCTCCCTTCTTCTTTGTTGAGCTTGGGAACGATTAGTTTTCTTGCGATTCCCGGAACGACCGGTTTTTTATCGGAAGCCACCTTTGTGAAGTTAGTCGCCGGTGTTTTGGAAATTCCGGGACAAAGCGCGATTCTCGTACTTCCTTTGTTGATCTTGGTATCTTCCGGTTTGGTGCTGGGCGCCGCAGGTCACTTAAGAATTTTCTTAGGAATGGTCTTGTCCAGACCGAGAAACAACTGGCAGGAAAATAAACCTTCCCGTTCGATTTTTTATTCTCTTTCTTTAAGCGGAATTTTGATTCTTCTCGTATCATTGGGAATTTCTGCTTACGCGGTTTATTATTCCCCGACGACCGAATGGCTGGATGAGAAATGGTATCGCGGACTTGCGATCGTCAACTTCATCGGGCTAGGTATGATGGCGCTCGTAGGAATTTTCGGATGGAGAACGAAAATTTCCAAAAGAAAGCTTTGGGATTGCGGAGGAAATTACGGAGGAGCGGACGTCGCCATTCCTTCGGACGGAATTTCGGATCCTCTGGTCCCTTCTTTGGGAAGATATTTCACCAATGAAGAAGGGAACTCCAGATTGGACGAGGGAATACTTCACGGTATTATAAAATTCTTGAATACTTTCAAAACAAGAGTCAATGAAGCAGACGAAGAATCGATTTCGATCAATCTCGCTTTTTCTTCCGTGACCGTCGTGATTCTTCTGTTCGTGATTATCGGCCTCAAGTTAGCCGAGGGAGATTTATGGAAATTGTTCTTAAATACCTTGACCCAGTAA
- a CDS encoding alginate export family protein, protein MTSNQKKNTVKIGFILFFLLSFESGALLAQTTTPTATPVVEVKPAGDSSAAAKPSTESKMDDADYVSPMKKGGVSAEYNRHMFIDPDLAKTVNKYSNKLWINDWIKLGFYLRPRYESRNNLNFDKSNHAYTDRIMQTTAFYFLVDPSPYVTFKVTVQDTRVWGGESPANVGDIRAGFFSNTPTLSSDPNTPGKPSNSIAQNNTSIREAFVMIKKLPLDAKVQVGRQIWAYGDQRMLGGANWTINGLSYDGARLMFDYENFSSHFFAARPYWTQSGVNGVLSSNDPKVNSTPGNTNPSAAQSDTTLFGTYNSFKILNEAVLDVYNIDVVKKWIPQTTPASTTDDVLAQNRKRQTDMLYTTGFRLTNRTNKNNLPEGKSWDWTIESAWQNGYNGQRIHKRFMGSDVTGSIEGVNLADTRTERVKYSGRFHLVQTGYTFANNLRLGAQYTYASGDNNRADGSVGTFQTLVNPRFGVIPYWNNVAGLSENIDTKNLSSWNANITYKSEKWGMFQVAYIINDKVQKNDAWYAINGGANSIAGSALSSPVATATNATGTMATAGSTENYTGNAYTQSYSTGRNIYNELDLTWMFQVNDNVSIWTGAGFLIAGNSIRNYRNSPLLYNGTTNQFELNPAAFMKQHTSANNASVFFFQVNAAL, encoded by the coding sequence ATGACTTCGAATCAAAAAAAAAATACTGTAAAAATAGGTTTCATTCTGTTCTTTCTCCTCTCTTTCGAGAGTGGGGCGTTACTGGCCCAAACGACTACTCCGACCGCAACGCCGGTGGTTGAGGTTAAACCTGCAGGTGATTCTTCCGCAGCTGCTAAACCTTCGACCGAATCAAAAATGGACGACGCGGATTACGTTTCTCCGATGAAGAAGGGCGGCGTTAGTGCTGAATATAATCGTCACATGTTTATCGATCCCGATCTCGCGAAGACGGTGAATAAATACTCGAATAAACTTTGGATAAACGATTGGATCAAGTTGGGTTTTTACCTCAGACCGAGATACGAATCCAGAAACAATCTAAACTTCGATAAATCCAATCACGCGTATACGGATCGCATTATGCAGACTACTGCATTTTACTTCCTGGTCGATCCAAGTCCGTACGTGACCTTCAAGGTTACGGTCCAGGACACAAGGGTTTGGGGGGGCGAGTCGCCCGCAAATGTCGGGGACATTCGTGCGGGTTTTTTCAGCAATACTCCGACCCTAAGCTCCGATCCGAATACTCCCGGAAAACCGAGTAACTCCATCGCTCAGAACAACACGAGCATCCGAGAAGCGTTCGTGATGATCAAAAAACTTCCTCTTGATGCGAAAGTTCAGGTGGGTAGACAAATATGGGCTTATGGAGATCAAAGAATGTTGGGCGGTGCGAACTGGACGATCAACGGCCTTTCTTATGACGGTGCGCGTTTGATGTTCGACTACGAGAATTTCAGCTCTCACTTTTTTGCGGCAAGACCGTATTGGACGCAGAGCGGAGTCAACGGTGTCCTTTCCTCCAACGATCCGAAAGTGAATTCGACCCCGGGAAATACGAATCCCTCCGCTGCTCAATCGGATACGACCTTGTTCGGAACATACAATAGTTTTAAGATCTTAAACGAAGCGGTATTAGACGTTTATAATATAGACGTCGTTAAGAAATGGATTCCGCAAACGACTCCGGCTTCGACGACGGACGACGTTTTAGCGCAAAATCGCAAAAGACAAACCGATATGCTTTACACGACCGGTTTTCGTCTGACCAACAGGACCAATAAGAACAATCTTCCAGAAGGAAAGTCCTGGGACTGGACGATCGAAAGCGCGTGGCAGAACGGTTACAACGGGCAAAGAATTCATAAGCGGTTTATGGGTTCCGATGTCACCGGATCGATCGAAGGCGTAAATCTCGCCGATACAAGAACGGAAAGAGTCAAGTATTCCGGTCGCTTTCACCTCGTACAAACCGGTTACACGTTCGCCAATAATTTAAGATTGGGTGCGCAGTACACGTATGCCTCCGGTGATAACAATCGCGCGGATGGGAGCGTGGGAACGTTCCAAACCCTCGTCAATCCTCGCTTCGGGGTAATTCCGTATTGGAACAACGTCGCGGGTCTTTCCGAAAACATCGATACGAAGAACCTTAGTTCTTGGAACGCGAACATCACTTACAAAAGCGAAAAGTGGGGTATGTTCCAAGTCGCTTATATCATCAACGACAAGGTTCAGAAGAATGACGCATGGTATGCGATCAACGGAGGAGCGAATTCCATCGCCGGTTCCGCTTTGTCTTCTCCCGTTGCAACGGCGACTAACGCGACCGGAACGATGGCGACGGCAGGTTCCACGGAAAATTACACAGGGAATGCGTATACCCAATCGTATTCGACAGGCAGAAACATATATAACGAATTGGATTTAACATGGATGTTTCAGGTGAACGACAACGTGTCCATCTGGACCGGAGCCGGATTTCTGATCGCTGGAAATTCGATTCGAAATTATAGAAACAGTCCGTTGCTTTATAACGGAACAACAAACCAGTTTGAATTGAACCCCGCTGCGTTTATGAAACAGCACACTTCCGCGAACAACGCGAGCGTGTTCTTCTTTCAAGTGAACGCCGCGCTTTAG
- a CDS encoding sodium-dependent bicarbonate transport family permease — MDMHAILENVLNPPVLFFFLGMGVVFFKSDLVIPESLSKFFSMYLLFAIGFKGGHELSRTAFSQEHLFTLLACSIMAITVPIYAYYVLKIKLDKHNAAALAGSFGSISAVTFVTAGAFLHNLGVEYGGFIVAGMALMESPAIVIAVVLDRLNKNKMNGGGAINWKALFHEALFGSSIYLLVGALVVGYITGDSGWKAEKVFADDLFKGILTFFLLDMGISAARRFKELAHVGYFLIAAAIGLMIVNATLGLVLTKIIGMPVGDALMFVVLCASASYIAVPAAMKDMIPEANPSIYLTVALSIVFPINIVAGIPLYYYLVTLT, encoded by the coding sequence ATGGACATGCACGCTATATTAGAAAATGTGCTGAACCCACCGGTACTGTTTTTCTTCCTCGGTATGGGAGTGGTCTTTTTCAAATCTGATTTGGTAATCCCCGAATCCTTGTCTAAATTCTTCTCGATGTATCTCCTTTTTGCCATCGGTTTTAAGGGAGGGCATGAGCTTTCTCGTACCGCATTCAGCCAAGAGCATTTGTTTACTTTGCTCGCCTGTTCGATCATGGCGATCACCGTACCGATCTACGCTTATTACGTTTTGAAGATTAAGCTGGATAAACACAATGCAGCAGCTTTGGCCGGTTCTTTCGGTTCGATCAGTGCAGTGACTTTTGTAACCGCGGGCGCTTTCTTGCACAATCTCGGCGTTGAATACGGCGGGTTTATCGTTGCGGGAATGGCTTTGATGGAATCTCCGGCGATCGTAATCGCAGTCGTTCTCGACCGTTTGAATAAAAATAAAATGAACGGTGGCGGAGCGATTAATTGGAAAGCGTTGTTCCACGAAGCGTTATTCGGATCTTCCATCTATCTTCTTGTGGGCGCATTGGTCGTTGGTTACATCACCGGCGATTCTGGCTGGAAGGCTGAAAAAGTTTTCGCCGATGACCTATTTAAAGGGATCTTAACATTCTTCCTTTTGGATATGGGAATTTCAGCGGCGCGCAGATTTAAAGAACTCGCTCACGTGGGATACTTTTTAATCGCCGCTGCAATCGGTTTGATGATCGTAAACGCTACTTTGGGTCTTGTTCTGACTAAGATTATCGGAATGCCTGTGGGAGATGCACTTATGTTCGTCGTTCTTTGTGCATCCGCTTCTTATATCGCCGTTCCTGCCGCTATGAAGGATATGATCCCGGAAGCGAACCCGAGTATTTACCTTACGGTTGCGCTTTCGATCGTATTCCCGATCAACATCGTGGCAGGAATTCCCCTTTATTATTACCTTGTGACTTTGACCTAA
- a CDS encoding helix-turn-helix domain-containing protein, producing the protein MRTSSTLKPEIFTMILSVFLSFSSILAHPESVLLNEDTSSKNISSLIEYRYRGQQFAGCSPEHIDGLEDLEWHPISGNVLRVKRTPFGNWLRFSVKNSETSLQSRILLLGWLNVPDTQLCFFDKNGKFVSSSSGYSNSTPDEKILASLPHFRMDLEPNESRIFYLFIQSNEDINYRIRIMGLEEYELHKRMRSILPYSIIGIVGIAVLYSLFGYYRFKDKVFITFPLYTFSVLLTFYFLHGRTFAEIAGNTNNLFRHSYFLFLAISHVFLFLYLFTIDRANQKKVYRSMFFWIAGALGSLYALIPLFQAWYDHRILLLVATVGLSSYYFIRVHYQFLRTNSPTSLLYTASWTAFLLLDTYKTIFHFDFYPFNSFSVFGVVLFLPFHSILVSFSLNEFFNKKAAQESEEKESAQTRKSTTSSLNVSEIVIDIKNLLEKKKIYLQKSLKEENVAKELGLSLHQLSEIINVEFGNNFPSLINQYRIEESKKLLLDHPEETTAEIGGRAGFSSKSTFYMEFKKFTGTNPNAFRRKKIKNEAAFEKRI; encoded by the coding sequence ATGCGAACGAGTTCAACGTTAAAACCCGAAATTTTTACGATGATTCTCAGTGTGTTTCTTTCTTTTTCCTCGATTCTTGCGCACCCGGAATCCGTATTATTGAACGAGGATACTTCCTCTAAGAATATCAGCTCTCTTATAGAATATCGTTACAGAGGACAACAATTTGCGGGATGTTCTCCCGAACATATCGATGGATTAGAGGATTTGGAATGGCATCCCATCTCCGGAAACGTTCTCCGAGTAAAAAGGACGCCATTCGGAAATTGGCTTCGGTTCAGCGTAAAGAATTCCGAAACTTCGCTTCAAAGTAGAATCCTTCTTTTGGGTTGGTTGAACGTCCCCGATACGCAGCTTTGTTTTTTCGATAAAAATGGAAAGTTCGTTTCTTCGAGTTCCGGATATTCCAACTCGACTCCCGACGAAAAGATTCTGGCTTCTTTACCCCATTTCAGAATGGACCTGGAACCGAACGAAAGCCGAATCTTTTATCTTTTCATTCAATCCAACGAAGATATCAATTATCGGATTCGGATTATGGGCTTGGAAGAATACGAACTTCATAAAAGAATGAGATCGATTCTGCCGTATTCGATCATAGGTATCGTCGGAATCGCGGTTCTCTATTCTCTTTTCGGTTATTACCGGTTTAAAGACAAAGTTTTCATTACGTTTCCTTTATATACCTTTTCCGTTCTTCTTACATTCTACTTTCTACACGGAAGAACCTTCGCGGAAATCGCCGGAAACACGAACAATCTATTCCGTCACAGTTACTTTTTATTTCTCGCAATATCGCACGTTTTTCTTTTTCTCTATCTTTTTACGATAGATCGGGCCAATCAGAAAAAAGTATATCGCTCCATGTTTTTCTGGATCGCCGGCGCATTGGGTTCTTTGTATGCTTTGATACCGCTATTTCAAGCCTGGTATGATCATAGAATTCTTCTTTTGGTCGCGACCGTCGGACTTTCGAGTTATTATTTTATCCGAGTTCATTATCAGTTCTTACGCACAAACTCTCCGACCAGCTTGCTTTACACCGCGTCTTGGACCGCTTTTTTATTGTTGGATACGTATAAAACGATTTTTCATTTCGATTTTTATCCGTTTAATTCCTTTTCCGTTTTCGGAGTCGTTCTGTTTCTTCCGTTCCATTCGATCCTAGTCAGTTTTTCGCTGAATGAATTCTTCAATAAAAAAGCGGCGCAGGAATCGGAGGAAAAAGAATCCGCTCAAACGAGAAAATCCACGACTTCCTCCTTGAATGTCAGCGAGATCGTTATCGATATCAAAAACCTTCTCGAAAAGAAAAAGATTTATCTTCAGAAATCCTTAAAGGAAGAAAACGTAGCGAAAGAATTGGGTTTGAGCCTTCATCAACTTTCCGAAATCATCAATGTCGAATTTGGAAATAATTTTCCATCGTTGATCAATCAATACCGTATCGAGGAATCCAAAAAGCTTCTTTTGGATCACCCCGAGGAAACCACTGCGGAAATCGGCGGAAGAGCCGGATTTAGCTCTAAATCTACGTTTTATATGGAATTTAAAAAGTTCACCGGAACCAATCCGAACGCGTTCCGCAGAAAAAAAATCAAAAACGAAGCGGCTTTCGAAAAACGCATCTAA
- a CDS encoding FecR family protein, which produces MRTKLLSFLILSSFILSLNLSCRFISSFFIKDEPTASGIIVIFQNGDVVIERNGRKLKSKPGLVLQENDWIQTSSGSIDIQTAQGDVIRIKSYSKVALKNISDPNRKETNLYVQAGELLIKTNKLKTGDAFTISTPTTVAGVRGTAFSFELTNGKPPKVKVYEGAVAITFKIPKEILEDSKALDKELYKEFVTFLEKNEVVLENGEASYVKPDLDHMIQLVLTRIEKNEDIAKEFEALQKMENPNLEKKAFVETPQENAELETLVQVDEQLVEKALLEENPDPTQPRIASISSEIEKDQASRLDLALEKIESDAEANELKDEKKIREYYNVLEIVVKSDGTKLSGAILTQIGNRLILHTPSGVIRLNKDDIDYVDYHTFQIKTKSK; this is translated from the coding sequence ATGCGAACAAAACTGCTTTCCTTTTTAATTCTATCGTCCTTTATTTTAAGCCTCAATCTCTCCTGCCGTTTTATTTCTTCCTTCTTCATTAAAGACGAACCTACCGCTTCCGGGATCATCGTAATCTTTCAAAACGGAGACGTCGTTATCGAAAGAAACGGCAGGAAGCTGAAATCAAAGCCTGGCTTGGTTCTTCAGGAAAACGATTGGATTCAAACTTCTTCCGGATCGATCGACATACAAACCGCACAAGGCGACGTGATTCGAATCAAATCCTACAGTAAAGTCGCATTAAAAAATATTTCCGATCCTAACCGCAAAGAAACAAATCTTTACGTTCAAGCGGGCGAATTGCTGATTAAAACAAACAAGCTCAAAACAGGCGACGCTTTTACGATTTCCACTCCGACCACGGTCGCAGGAGTTCGAGGAACCGCTTTTTCGTTCGAACTAACGAACGGAAAACCTCCGAAAGTCAAAGTCTACGAAGGCGCGGTCGCGATCACATTCAAAATTCCTAAAGAAATACTGGAAGACAGCAAAGCGCTTGATAAGGAACTATATAAGGAATTCGTAACCTTCTTGGAAAAGAACGAAGTCGTTTTGGAGAACGGAGAAGCCTCTTACGTAAAACCGGATTTGGATCACATGATTCAACTCGTTTTGACGAGAATCGAAAAGAACGAAGATATCGCCAAAGAATTCGAAGCGCTTCAAAAGATGGAAAATCCGAATCTTGAAAAGAAAGCTTTTGTAGAAACGCCTCAAGAAAATGCGGAATTAGAAACGCTTGTCCAAGTCGATGAGCAGCTCGTAGAAAAAGCGCTCTTGGAGGAAAATCCGGATCCGACCCAACCGAGGATCGCTTCGATTTCCTCGGAGATAGAAAAAGATCAGGCATCCAGGTTGGATCTAGCTTTGGAAAAAATCGAATCCGATGCGGAAGCGAACGAACTTAAGGATGAGAAAAAAATCCGCGAGTATTACAACGTTCTTGAGATCGTTGTTAAATCGGATGGAACGAAACTTTCCGGTGCGATCTTGACGCAGATCGGAAATCGACTGATTCTTCATACGCCGTCCGGCGTTATTCGTCTGAACAAGGACGATATCGATTACGTCGACTATCATACATTCCAGATTAAAACGAAATCGAAGTAA
- the purT gene encoding formate-dependent phosphoribosylglycinamide formyltransferase, whose amino-acid sequence MKKKILLLGSGELGKEFVIAAQRLGQHVIAVDSYDNAPAMQVAHEKEIINMLDGDLLDQVVAKHKPDLIVPEIEAIRTERFYDYEKQGYQVVPSAKAANFTMNRKAIRDLAAKDLNLLTAKYLYASSEEELRKAVETLGIPCVVKPLMSSSGKGQSVIKSKEEISKAWEASQTKGRAGAAEVIVEEFIPFDSEITLLTVTQKSGRTLFCPPIGHRQERGDYQESWQPAELSETQLKEAQKMADAVTKALTGAGIWGVEFFLTKDKVYFSELSPRPHDTGMVTLAGTQNFNEFELHLRAILGIPILEIVQERKGASAVILASTDGKTPEVKGLDVASGMAESDFRIFGKPVTRPYRRMGVTLSYSTKGEEISSLRKRAALLASKIKID is encoded by the coding sequence ATGAAAAAGAAAATTCTTCTCTTAGGCTCCGGGGAACTCGGTAAGGAATTCGTAATCGCAGCGCAGCGATTGGGACAACACGTAATCGCAGTCGACTCTTACGATAACGCGCCCGCGATGCAGGTGGCGCACGAAAAGGAAATCATCAATATGCTCGACGGAGATCTTTTGGATCAGGTCGTCGCAAAGCACAAACCGGATCTGATCGTCCCCGAAATCGAAGCGATCCGAACCGAACGTTTTTACGACTATGAAAAACAAGGATATCAAGTCGTTCCTTCCGCAAAAGCGGCAAACTTCACGATGAACCGAAAAGCGATCCGTGATCTCGCTGCAAAAGACCTCAATCTTCTCACCGCAAAATATTTATACGCGTCTTCGGAAGAAGAACTCAGAAAGGCCGTTGAAACATTAGGAATTCCTTGTGTAGTAAAGCCTCTCATGTCCTCTTCCGGAAAAGGACAATCGGTGATCAAATCCAAAGAAGAAATTTCCAAAGCCTGGGAAGCTTCTCAAACCAAAGGGCGCGCCGGAGCCGCCGAAGTAATCGTAGAAGAGTTCATTCCTTTCGATTCGGAAATCACACTTTTAACCGTAACTCAAAAAAGCGGGAGAACTCTTTTTTGCCCGCCGATCGGTCATAGACAAGAAAGAGGGGATTATCAAGAAAGTTGGCAACCCGCCGAGCTTTCCGAAACACAACTCAAAGAAGCGCAAAAGATGGCGGACGCGGTTACAAAAGCTCTGACCGGAGCGGGAATCTGGGGTGTGGAATTCTTTCTTACAAAAGACAAGGTTTACTTTTCCGAACTTTCTCCGCGACCGCACGATACGGGAATGGTCACGTTAGCCGGAACACAAAACTTCAACGAGTTCGAGCTTCATCTCCGAGCGATTTTGGGAATTCCGATTTTGGAAATCGTTCAGGAAAGAAAAGGAGCAAGCGCCGTGATTCTTGCAAGCACGGACGGAAAAACTCCCGAAGTCAAAGGATTGGATGTCGCTTCCGGAATGGCCGAATCGGATTTCAGAATTTTCGGAAAACCGGTTACAAGACCGTATCGAAGAATGGGTGTTACTCTTTCTTATTCCACAAAAGGAGAAGAAATTTCCTCTCTTCGCAAACGCGCAGCGCTGCTCGCCTCTAAAATCAAAATCGATTAA